One window of Cryptobacterium curtum DSM 15641 genomic DNA carries:
- a CDS encoding sensor histidine kinase, with the protein MDKGLLICLCVASALIGSMVDAVTVDAVLVAWLLAAILISASCIIFRTNSFAWVAPIAYVCASFFGMPWSFVGLPLVVYDLARQGVLRSRSWVLLPVVCSLPFFGAFIVLSAHEAGRVLVLVSAVICLSALLLGVRSAQVHQAVKQSHALRDGLQQEMLKLKRANARFHEAQDAQIRAATLSERARIARDIHDNVGHLLTRLIFQVKALRISCTSGYSFDGPSSEVPDSSSQVAVDGFSNAVSDTSSNRVLNGSSNTALDNSPHGVPNGSSEVVPLNAPLGVALDKELAEIEATLNTALDSMRKSVHALSDEGEDMPTALNAVALHCGVSDVRVNCTLDDAVPPAVSRCIVAVAKEALTNAAKHGQAQRAWVTVVEYPSFWRLTVENDGTLPSGDETSGETGESSLTHLLDQERGLGLRSMQDRVESLGGMIDFLKTPRFTVFATFPKEVS; encoded by the coding sequence GTGGATAAAGGGCTATTGATTTGCCTCTGTGTTGCGTCTGCCCTTATTGGGAGCATGGTTGATGCTGTCACAGTCGATGCTGTTTTAGTGGCATGGCTGCTTGCCGCCATTCTGATAAGCGCATCCTGCATCATTTTTCGGACGAATTCGTTTGCATGGGTTGCGCCCATCGCGTATGTCTGCGCAAGCTTTTTTGGCATGCCGTGGTCGTTTGTTGGGTTGCCGCTTGTTGTGTACGATTTGGCACGCCAGGGTGTTCTTCGTTCTCGCAGCTGGGTGTTGTTGCCAGTTGTCTGCAGCCTTCCGTTTTTCGGAGCGTTTATTGTGCTGTCGGCGCACGAGGCAGGTAGGGTGCTTGTTTTAGTGAGTGCCGTTATCTGCCTTTCTGCTTTATTGCTGGGAGTTCGCAGTGCTCAGGTTCACCAGGCAGTTAAACAATCCCATGCGTTGCGAGATGGATTGCAGCAGGAAATGCTCAAGCTGAAAAGGGCCAATGCGCGTTTTCATGAGGCTCAGGATGCTCAAATTCGCGCGGCAACTCTTTCGGAACGTGCCCGCATTGCGCGAGATATTCACGATAACGTTGGACATCTACTGACACGGCTCATCTTTCAAGTGAAAGCCCTGCGTATATCCTGTACTTCTGGTTATTCATTTGACGGCCCTTCCAGCGAGGTGCCTGATAGCTCTTCTCAGGTAGCGGTGGATGGCTTTTCTAACGCGGTGTCGGATACGTCCTCTAATAGGGTACTGAATGGTTCTTCCAACACAGCACTGGATAATTCCCCTCACGGAGTGCCGAATGGTTCTTCTGAGGTAGTGCCACTAAATGCGCCTCTCGGTGTGGCACTCGATAAGGAGCTCGCTGAAATAGAGGCCACTTTGAATACCGCGCTCGATTCGATGCGCAAAAGCGTACATGCCCTTTCTGATGAAGGGGAGGACATGCCAACGGCGCTCAATGCGGTTGCGTTGCATTGCGGCGTTAGCGATGTTCGTGTGAACTGCACGCTTGATGACGCAGTGCCACCTGCTGTTTCTCGATGCATTGTAGCGGTGGCAAAGGAAGCGCTTACGAATGCAGCAAAGCATGGGCAGGCGCAGCGTGCATGGGTGACAGTTGTCGAGTATCCTTCCTTCTGGCGTCTTACGGTAGAAAACGATGGCACGCTACCATCGGGCGATGAAACGAGCGGTGAAACAGGTGAAAGTTCGCTTACCCATCTTCTCGATCAAGAAAGAGGCTTAGGTTTACGGTCGATGCAGGATCGGGTTGAATCGCTTGGGGGCATGATAGACTTTCTTAAAACTCCGCGATTCACTGTGTTTGCTACCTTTCCCAAGGAGGTCTCATGA
- a CDS encoding ABC transporter ATP-binding protein — protein MTDEAVAVSGLVKRYKETVAVDGLSFKIAQGEIFGLLGPNGSGKTTTINCILQLLSYDKGTINVFGKPMSATAYDLKRRIGIVPQEVAVFNELSVRENIDAFCALYVADKNQRRELVDEAIAFVGLEKFSKFRPKKLSGGLVRRLNIACGIAHKPDLIIMDEPTVAVDPQSRNAILDGIEHLNAQGATIIYTSHYMEEVEQLCHRIMIMDRGREIASGTAEELKALVGLGERISVEVRDGVDEALLEALRRLPHVRTVSYTAGRLLVDCTAGAHNLTDVISCLAERKIAYGGLSSEPPTLNDVFLEITGRALRDEV, from the coding sequence ATGACCGACGAAGCAGTTGCCGTATCGGGACTGGTGAAGCGCTACAAGGAAACGGTAGCGGTCGATGGACTGTCATTCAAAATAGCCCAAGGAGAAATATTTGGCCTACTTGGACCAAACGGCTCAGGTAAAACGACCACTATCAATTGTATCCTCCAGCTGCTTTCCTACGATAAAGGTACTATCAACGTTTTTGGCAAGCCGATGAGCGCCACTGCGTACGACTTGAAACGACGTATCGGCATCGTGCCACAGGAAGTAGCCGTTTTTAACGAACTTTCCGTACGTGAAAACATCGATGCATTCTGCGCTCTATACGTTGCCGATAAAAACCAGCGACGTGAACTTGTGGATGAGGCAATTGCATTCGTAGGGCTTGAAAAGTTTTCGAAGTTCCGCCCAAAAAAACTGTCTGGCGGACTCGTACGCCGCCTGAATATTGCCTGCGGTATCGCTCATAAACCTGACTTGATTATCATGGACGAGCCAACCGTAGCAGTTGATCCACAGAGCCGTAACGCCATACTCGACGGCATCGAACACCTCAACGCACAGGGCGCTACCATCATCTATACCAGCCACTACATGGAAGAGGTCGAGCAACTCTGCCATCGCATTATGATTATGGATCGCGGACGCGAGATTGCCAGTGGAACTGCCGAAGAATTAAAGGCCCTCGTTGGTCTGGGAGAACGCATCAGTGTCGAAGTACGCGATGGGGTAGATGAAGCACTGCTTGAAGCGCTCCGTCGCCTCCCTCATGTACGAACAGTTTCCTACACGGCAGGCCGTCTGCTGGTGGACTGCACCGCTGGCGCTCACAATCTTACTGATGTAATCAGCTGTCTCGCCGAGCGAAAGATAGCCTACGGTGGTCTTTCCTCTGAGCCACCAACGTTAAACGACGTATTTCTGGAAATCACTGGACGCGCCTTACGTGATGAGGTGTAG
- a CDS encoding ABC transporter permease, whose product MYTLFKYQVIRLFRDKMVLIWAFIFPVILSLLFMAMFSGLANSYAAHAIDFGVVADSAYDKAPGLSTLVEKISDAHGENHLINATSFTSAQEAEEAVQEGSISGYLDVEEGNPTIHVTPSLSETEQTAIPIIKAVITSYIQTRDQAESLAKNGKLDAQALAQLQTPHISTEREQITQAPSDPQVRYYFSLLAFACGMGVMVSLAATQDAMPDASELGARRAMAGVPRWRVLASIFMGSWLCTLVCLLVAFYFIRIVVGINFGEHVELCHIAIAAASFMSCAAGMALGTFKRITGGIVSGIITLLSLFTGLYGSAAMSFASTFEQNFPLLASLNPLWQTAHGFYSLLYYDTLDPFFQNCTAILIMAAVFFTVALIRMRRMSYARL is encoded by the coding sequence ATGTATACACTCTTCAAATATCAGGTGATACGACTCTTCCGCGATAAGATGGTCCTCATCTGGGCATTTATATTTCCTGTTATTCTTTCACTGCTGTTTATGGCCATGTTTTCGGGTCTTGCGAACTCTTATGCTGCTCACGCTATCGACTTCGGTGTTGTAGCAGATTCCGCTTATGACAAAGCACCTGGCCTCAGTACGCTCGTCGAAAAAATTTCAGATGCTCATGGCGAAAACCATCTTATTAACGCCACTTCGTTTACTTCTGCACAAGAAGCTGAAGAAGCGGTTCAAGAAGGTTCCATTTCGGGATATCTCGATGTGGAAGAGGGCAATCCCACCATTCATGTCACTCCTTCACTTTCAGAAACAGAGCAGACAGCTATTCCTATTATCAAGGCTGTTATAACGTCGTATATCCAAACGCGCGACCAGGCTGAATCCCTTGCTAAAAATGGTAAACTCGATGCTCAAGCACTAGCACAACTGCAAACTCCCCATATCTCAACAGAGCGAGAGCAAATTACACAAGCACCAAGCGACCCACAAGTGCGTTATTACTTTTCGCTTCTGGCATTTGCCTGCGGCATGGGCGTTATGGTTTCGCTAGCTGCCACACAAGATGCCATGCCCGACGCTTCAGAACTCGGGGCGCGTCGAGCAATGGCCGGTGTTCCCCGTTGGCGTGTACTGGCAAGTATATTTATGGGTTCGTGGCTCTGCACCTTAGTCTGCTTACTTGTCGCCTTCTACTTTATACGAATCGTCGTAGGAATTAATTTCGGAGAACACGTAGAACTCTGTCATATCGCCATTGCCGCAGCAAGCTTTATGTCCTGTGCAGCTGGCATGGCTCTTGGAACTTTCAAACGTATAACAGGCGGTATTGTCAGCGGCATTATCACTCTGCTGTCGCTATTCACCGGCCTGTATGGCAGTGCAGCCATGAGTTTTGCAAGTACCTTTGAACAAAATTTCCCCTTGCTTGCTTCCTTAAATCCCCTGTGGCAAACAGCGCACGGCTTTTACAGTCTGCTGTATTACGACACACTCGATCCGTTCTTTCAAAATTGTACAGCGATCCTGATAATGGCTGCCGTATTCTTCACCGTCGCCTTAATTCGTATGAGGAGAATGAGCTATGCACGTCTTTAG
- a CDS encoding ABC transporter permease, translating to MHVFRTALKIVAAHRLYILIYLVLMSMFGLFTGQPSTGATDQNTNSAPTVAVIDRDGSTISHGVTTYLESVGTIQTVADTKRALQDATAQGTIQYILIIPQGYGSALEQAATSGENAPALETIVSYKSAEGSLMDARTEAYLNQIYNQIAIAQSSPAEAVASAQETMAQAAEVKSIEQDTTPLPNNLIIFLRFSIYPIFAFSVIAISVFMTALNRREVAGRLRATSLTGFSRGTQVFFACLAVGIIGWAWITAVGFGYFQNDIAAQALPLFAVAAAALLAYAITSASIGFLLGQLGLDERIANAIANIFGMVLSFLAGAWVPVEYLPDAVVAVSHFTPGYWVSQAIGGTQYVTSISFEALSPLFADCGICLLFAAALFAVGLAVGRTKASSAV from the coding sequence ATGCACGTCTTTAGAACCGCGCTTAAGATTGTTGCAGCGCATCGACTTTACATCTTAATCTATCTGGTGCTTATGAGTATGTTTGGCCTGTTTACCGGACAGCCATCAACAGGCGCCACTGATCAAAACACCAATAGTGCACCCACGGTAGCCGTAATTGATCGCGATGGGAGCACAATTTCACACGGTGTAACTACCTACCTTGAATCAGTCGGCACGATTCAGACAGTGGCTGATACAAAACGAGCACTGCAGGATGCTACCGCGCAAGGTACCATCCAATACATCCTGATTATTCCGCAAGGATATGGCAGCGCCTTGGAACAGGCGGCCACGAGCGGCGAGAATGCTCCAGCGCTTGAGACTATCGTGAGCTATAAATCAGCTGAAGGTTCGCTTATGGATGCACGTACCGAAGCGTATCTCAATCAGATTTATAACCAGATAGCTATCGCCCAGTCTTCCCCCGCTGAAGCAGTCGCTTCTGCACAAGAGACCATGGCACAGGCTGCTGAGGTGAAATCTATCGAACAGGACACTACCCCGCTGCCGAATAATCTTATTATTTTCTTGCGCTTCTCAATCTATCCGATATTCGCTTTCAGTGTTATTGCGATATCTGTGTTTATGACCGCCCTCAATCGGCGAGAAGTGGCAGGGCGACTGCGGGCAACATCACTTACTGGATTTTCACGCGGCACCCAAGTGTTTTTTGCCTGCCTTGCCGTTGGGATAATCGGTTGGGCCTGGATAACTGCTGTAGGTTTCGGCTACTTCCAAAACGACATAGCAGCACAGGCATTGCCACTATTCGCTGTTGCTGCCGCAGCCTTACTTGCCTATGCGATTACCTCGGCATCGATTGGTTTTCTTTTGGGACAGCTCGGACTTGATGAACGTATAGCTAATGCCATCGCAAACATCTTCGGCATGGTGCTTTCTTTCTTAGCTGGCGCTTGGGTACCGGTAGAATATCTGCCCGATGCAGTAGTGGCCGTATCTCACTTCACACCAGGATACTGGGTAAGCCAAGCTATTGGCGGCACGCAGTACGTAACGTCTATATCCTTTGAAGCGCTCTCGCCACTATTCGCCGATTGCGGTATATGCCTTCTGTTTGCTGCAGCTCTTTTCGCTGTTGGATTGGCAGTAGGGCGCACAAAGGCAAGCTCAGCGGTTTAA
- a CDS encoding oxidoreductase — MAQDSLSGQRGQADQVTTNLNNLNAQSSQNSKNAHEDLSDKTMQNNQDNQSKVVLITGASSGIGFAAAQQLAQASYVVYGAARRVEKITELEKYGVHAIKLDVTDEQSCKQAVQTIIDEQGRIDVLINNAGYGSYGAIEDVPLDEAHRQFDVNLFGVAALVKETMPYMRQQQAGTIINISSVAGRMVTFMGGWYHATKYALEAFSDALRMEADAFGINVVIIEPGGIKTPWADIAADHLEESSQNGAYKEVAQQTAQTIRNLYASNAVSSPDVVVNAIVKAVGSPHSKPRYLIGSGAKPLAFLHAVLPTRVFDRFIKRIM; from the coding sequence ATGGCGCAAGACAGCCTAAGCGGGCAACGTGGCCAAGCAGACCAGGTGACAACCAATTTGAATAACTTGAATGCTCAAAGCAGTCAGAATAGCAAAAACGCTCATGAAGACTTGAGTGACAAAACCATGCAGAACAACCAGGACAATCAAAGCAAGGTTGTCCTTATAACAGGTGCCAGCAGCGGTATTGGATTCGCCGCGGCACAACAACTCGCACAAGCGAGTTATGTCGTATATGGTGCCGCACGGCGAGTTGAAAAAATCACCGAACTTGAAAAATATGGCGTGCATGCGATCAAACTTGATGTAACCGATGAACAATCCTGTAAACAGGCTGTTCAGACGATTATTGATGAACAAGGACGCATTGATGTGCTGATCAATAATGCTGGATACGGAAGCTATGGCGCCATCGAAGATGTGCCGCTTGATGAAGCGCACCGCCAATTCGACGTGAATCTTTTTGGCGTGGCTGCCTTAGTAAAGGAAACAATGCCGTATATGCGCCAACAACAGGCAGGAACCATCATCAACATATCGAGTGTTGCAGGACGTATGGTTACCTTTATGGGTGGTTGGTATCACGCCACCAAATATGCTCTCGAAGCATTCTCAGATGCCCTCCGCATGGAAGCAGATGCTTTTGGTATCAATGTTGTCATCATAGAACCAGGTGGCATTAAGACCCCTTGGGCAGATATTGCCGCTGATCACTTGGAAGAATCCTCACAAAATGGCGCTTACAAGGAAGTTGCCCAGCAAACCGCACAGACCATACGTAACCTGTATGCCAGCAACGCAGTCAGCAGCCCCGATGTTGTCGTAAACGCCATTGTTAAGGCAGTGGGCTCCCCTCACTCAAAACCACGTTACCTTATTGGATCTGGCGCAAAGCCACTGGCTTTCTTACATGCGGTGTTGCCCACCCGTGTGTTTGATCGGTTTATCAAGCGCATAATGTAA
- a CDS encoding Na+/H+ antiporter has product METFELVLILLACVILSAVLDQVVRRVSLPLAQIAIGLIAALILPAVNEVYIESELFLVLFIAPLLFNEAREANIRALWTNKGSILSLAIGLVLATVLVVGFTLNWIVPSIPLAAAFALAAALGPTDAAAVGALGSQVNLSRRQSTLLSGESLINDASGVVSFQFAIAAVTTGAFSASEAGGTFLVLFVGGIVAGLLFGFIATATSRILRRSGVENTTVHVLYEVFTPFIVFLLAEALDVSGILAVVAAGLVMSDRSPRLVSTDLARQSMVSNSFWEVIVFLINGVIFVMLGMQLPQAVSPTLNGDFSFFELVGLVVGITFLVVLCRFLWIAAMELIHRDEETGERGITHIRNALKNALVMTIAGPKGAVTLSIIFTIPYTLDNGVLFPARDFLIFLAAGVILLTLLLADTTLPRLIPKDDDAAADDDRALRRATIEVLERTIQKLRSWQVEHADSEYTPALRLTIMRYRTRLVRERMELDQCGAALRELNDEVHEKQRAMMNELESSIKEDSSLSFKERTTYQAMFNGIRRSIGYTQSARVGSRVHVIIGLLGIAARRRQHYGEEMNSSDEQLYYIACLYAIELEQAAIDYLEEVIASSSLASGNLKAEVRADAKTAVEVGSDSRGGSTLQLDAQEKAEVQTDTITEIESPADTAAGAQNNTRAAAARVLINEHRAAIESLESRISQRQTLVSDMLNDSTGDQPAEVGGTSFAEQFGQARKYADQVDAYVLDIELDEIRHLRNEGKITDNVARELRKNVHLLQMSLDTE; this is encoded by the coding sequence GTGGAAACCTTTGAACTTGTTCTTATTCTGCTTGCGTGCGTGATTCTTTCTGCCGTGCTCGACCAGGTGGTTAGGCGCGTATCGCTTCCTTTGGCTCAGATAGCTATCGGTCTTATTGCTGCCCTTATTTTGCCTGCAGTCAATGAGGTCTACATCGAGTCGGAGCTATTTCTGGTGTTGTTTATTGCGCCATTGCTCTTTAATGAAGCGCGCGAGGCGAATATTCGTGCGCTGTGGACGAATAAAGGATCCATTCTTTCGTTAGCTATCGGCTTAGTTTTAGCCACTGTGCTAGTGGTGGGTTTTACCCTCAATTGGATTGTCCCTTCGATACCCCTGGCAGCGGCTTTTGCCTTGGCTGCCGCGCTTGGCCCAACCGATGCTGCTGCTGTTGGTGCTTTGGGGTCGCAGGTCAACCTTTCGCGTCGCCAGAGTACGCTACTTTCAGGCGAATCACTCATCAATGATGCGTCGGGCGTCGTGTCATTCCAGTTTGCTATTGCAGCAGTAACAACTGGTGCTTTTTCAGCAAGCGAAGCCGGTGGAACCTTTTTAGTGTTGTTCGTTGGCGGTATTGTGGCGGGACTTCTCTTCGGGTTTATAGCAACCGCTACGTCGCGAATTCTGCGACGGAGTGGTGTTGAGAACACAACGGTTCATGTGCTTTACGAAGTATTCACACCGTTTATTGTGTTTTTGCTGGCTGAAGCGCTTGATGTCAGCGGCATCTTGGCAGTGGTGGCTGCAGGGCTTGTTATGAGCGATCGTTCACCGCGCCTTGTCTCAACTGATTTGGCGCGACAAAGCATGGTGTCGAATAGCTTTTGGGAAGTCATTGTCTTTCTAATCAACGGCGTGATTTTCGTGATGCTGGGTATGCAGCTGCCGCAGGCGGTATCCCCTACACTTAACGGCGATTTTTCCTTCTTTGAACTGGTAGGACTTGTTGTTGGTATCACTTTCCTTGTTGTGCTCTGCCGTTTTCTGTGGATTGCAGCAATGGAGCTTATTCATCGCGACGAAGAAACCGGCGAACGCGGTATAACACATATTCGCAACGCCTTAAAAAACGCGCTGGTGATGACCATAGCGGGACCTAAGGGTGCCGTTACGCTCTCCATTATTTTTACTATTCCCTACACGCTTGATAATGGAGTGCTGTTTCCTGCGCGCGACTTTCTGATCTTTTTGGCTGCCGGCGTTATTTTGCTGACGCTGCTGCTTGCTGATACCACTTTACCGCGTCTGATTCCAAAGGATGACGACGCTGCGGCAGACGATGACCGTGCCCTGCGGCGCGCAACAATAGAGGTTTTGGAACGAACGATTCAAAAGTTGCGCAGTTGGCAGGTTGAGCACGCGGATTCTGAATACACGCCCGCCTTGCGCTTGACCATCATGCGCTATCGTACGCGGTTAGTGCGCGAACGCATGGAACTCGATCAGTGCGGAGCGGCGCTGCGAGAACTCAACGACGAAGTGCACGAAAAGCAGCGCGCCATGATGAATGAACTGGAGTCTTCCATCAAGGAGGATTCGTCGCTGAGCTTTAAAGAGCGCACTACGTATCAAGCCATGTTCAATGGTATTCGGCGCTCGATTGGCTATACCCAGAGTGCACGGGTGGGATCGCGTGTCCATGTCATCATTGGTCTCTTGGGAATCGCGGCGCGTCGTCGTCAACATTATGGCGAAGAGATGAATAGCTCCGATGAGCAGCTGTACTACATTGCCTGTTTGTATGCGATTGAACTTGAACAAGCTGCGATTGATTATCTGGAAGAGGTTATCGCTTCTTCTTCATTGGCATCGGGCAATTTAAAAGCAGAAGTGAGGGCGGATGCGAAAACGGCTGTAGAAGTGGGGTCCGATTCGAGAGGCGGCTCAACATTGCAGCTAGATGCGCAAGAAAAAGCGGAAGTGCAGACAGATACGATAACAGAAATAGAATCACCAGCAGATACGGCAGCAGGAGCACAGAACAATACGCGTGCTGCGGCGGCTCGGGTGCTTATCAACGAACATCGTGCGGCGATTGAGTCGCTTGAAAGTCGCATCAGCCAACGGCAAACGCTCGTTTCCGACATGCTGAATGATTCTACAGGTGACCAACCTGCTGAGGTAGGGGGTACGTCATTCGCTGAGCAGTTTGGCCAAGCGCGTAAGTATGCCGACCAGGTTGATGCCTATGTGCTCGATATTGAACTTGACGAGATCAGACACCTGCGCAACGAGGGCAAGATCACTGATAACGTTGCGCGTGAACTGCGTAAAAATGTGCATCTACTGCAGATGAGCCTCGACACAGAATAA
- a CDS encoding Fic family protein has translation MQDFVSVKQAADMWGISERSVRNYCAQGRVPGAFITGKTWNIPADAEKPSRMLSEKLKQRGFLQVLRDEKDAGMPGGIYHRLQIDLTYNSNHIEGSKLTHDQTRLIFETRTIGAQEGVVNVDDVIETVNHFNCIDYIIDTAGKQLTQAYIKRLHLMLKTGTKDATREWFAVGDYKQLPNEVGGVMTTEPEKVAESMADLLDWYEAQDQMGIGDILEFHWRFERIHPFQDGNGRIGRLIMLKECLKHNVVPFIITDDIKTFYYRGLAEYRREPGYLEGTALSAQDNFKKLLQQFRIPYEDSREG, from the coding sequence ATGCAGGATTTCGTTTCAGTGAAGCAGGCGGCTGATATGTGGGGCATATCGGAACGATCGGTGCGCAACTACTGCGCTCAGGGGCGCGTGCCTGGAGCTTTTATTACTGGCAAAACCTGGAATATCCCTGCCGATGCAGAAAAACCGAGTAGGATGCTGTCGGAAAAATTAAAGCAACGTGGCTTTTTACAGGTGTTGCGCGACGAAAAAGACGCGGGGATGCCGGGTGGTATCTATCACCGCCTGCAAATAGATTTGACCTATAACTCTAATCACATCGAAGGTAGTAAGCTCACGCACGACCAAACGCGCCTTATATTCGAAACCAGAACTATCGGCGCGCAAGAAGGTGTGGTGAACGTCGATGATGTAATAGAAACGGTAAACCACTTCAACTGCATTGATTACATTATAGACACGGCGGGTAAGCAGCTGACTCAGGCATACATTAAGCGGCTTCACCTTATGCTCAAGACCGGAACCAAGGATGCGACGCGCGAATGGTTCGCTGTGGGCGACTATAAGCAGCTTCCTAACGAGGTTGGTGGTGTTATGACCACAGAACCCGAAAAAGTGGCGGAGTCTATGGCTGATCTTCTTGATTGGTATGAGGCTCAGGATCAAATGGGCATAGGCGATATCTTAGAGTTTCACTGGCGCTTCGAACGTATTCACCCTTTTCAAGATGGAAACGGGCGTATTGGAAGGCTCATCATGTTAAAGGAATGTCTCAAGCATAACGTGGTGCCTTTTATCATTACCGACGATATTAAAACCTTCTACTATCGGGGTCTTGCAGAATACCGTCGTGAACCGGGATATCTTGAAGGCACGGCACTTAGTGCTCAGGATAATTTCAAGAAGCTGTTGCAGCAGTTTAGAATCCCATACGAGGACTCACGAGAAGGATAG